One Narcine bancroftii isolate sNarBan1 chromosome 3, sNarBan1.hap1, whole genome shotgun sequence DNA window includes the following coding sequences:
- the LOC138758789 gene encoding cold-inducible RNA-binding protein-like isoform X2: MSDEGKLFVGGLNFDTNEQSLESVFSKYGQISEVIVIKDRETQRSRGFGFVTFENPDDAKDAMLAMNGKSIDGRQIRVDQAGKSSGDRSRGYRGGNASSRGFFRGGSGRRARGFSRGGGDRGYVARYDSRSGYSGSRDYYNRDSQGSYGGGGSYRDSYDS; this comes from the exons ATGTCGGACGAAGGCAAGCTTTTTGTTGGGGGGCTCAACTTCGACACGAACGAGCAGTCGCTGGAATCCGTCTTCtccaaatatgggcagatctctGAAG TTATTGTAATTAAAGATCGGGAGACACAGAGATCGAGGGGTTTTGGTTTCGTCACCTTTGAAAATCCAGATGATGCTAAGGATGCTATGTTAGCTATGAATGGGAAG TCTATTGATGGGCGTCAGATTAGGGTGGATCAAGCTGGAAAATCTTCTGGTGACCGTTCCCGAGGTTACAGGGGAGGAAATGCGAGCAGCCGTGGATTTTTCCGTGGTGGGTCTGGACGTAGAGCACGTGGGTTTTCTAGAG GTGGTGGAGACCGAGGGTATGTGGCTCGCTATGATTCAAGAAGTGGTTACTCAGGATCAAGAGATTATTATAACAGAGATAG TCAAGGGAGCTATGGCGGTGGTGGCTCTTACAGAGACAGTTATGACAGTTAA
- the LOC138758789 gene encoding cold-inducible RNA-binding protein-like isoform X1 — MSDEGKLFVGGLNFDTNEQSLESVFSKYGQISEVIVIKDRETQRSRGFGFVTFENPDDAKDAMLAMNGKSIDGRQIRVDQAGKSSGDRSRGYRGGNASSRGFFRGGSGRRARGFSRGGGDRGYVARYDSRSGYSGSRDYYNRDRSQGSYGGGGSYRDSYDS, encoded by the exons ATGTCGGACGAAGGCAAGCTTTTTGTTGGGGGGCTCAACTTCGACACGAACGAGCAGTCGCTGGAATCCGTCTTCtccaaatatgggcagatctctGAAG TTATTGTAATTAAAGATCGGGAGACACAGAGATCGAGGGGTTTTGGTTTCGTCACCTTTGAAAATCCAGATGATGCTAAGGATGCTATGTTAGCTATGAATGGGAAG TCTATTGATGGGCGTCAGATTAGGGTGGATCAAGCTGGAAAATCTTCTGGTGACCGTTCCCGAGGTTACAGGGGAGGAAATGCGAGCAGCCGTGGATTTTTCCGTGGTGGGTCTGGACGTAGAGCACGTGGGTTTTCTAGAG GTGGTGGAGACCGAGGGTATGTGGCTCGCTATGATTCAAGAAGTGGTTACTCAGGATCAAGAGATTATTATAACAGAGATAG GAGTCAAGGGAGCTATGGCGGTGGTGGCTCTTACAGAGACAGTTATGACAGTTAA